The Oscillatoria salina IIICB1 genome contains the following window.
CTAACTTAATTTTTGCTTACTTTCTTTTAGTCGGTCAAGCTGTCACCGTTGGTTTTCCCGATTATACTTTTGAGCCGGGAGTTTTAGTTCCCCAAGTAATTGCAGAACAAGCTTCCCCAGCCCAAGAAGCGGGAATCAAATCTGGAGACGTGGTTTTAGCCGTAGACTCCCAAGAATTAGCCGCATCAAGAGATGCAGTAAAAATCTTGATGGAGGAAATTCAACAATCTCCCAACCAACCTTTGCAACTTAAAGTTAAGCGAGGTGAAGAAACTTTAAATCTGACGGTGACACCAAAACCAGATGAAAGCGGTCAAGGTAAAATTGGCGTGATGCTCGCCCCGAATGGTCAATTAGTCCGCAATCGCCCCGATAACATTATTGCTGCTTTTGCGGATAGCGCCCAAGAGTACCAAAGAATTACGCTGCTTACCTTCCAAGGTTTCGGACAACTAATTAGTAATTTCTCGGAAACCGCCTCGCAAGTCGCAGGTCCAGTAAAAATCGTTGAAATTGGTGCAACGGTTGCTCGTTCTAATCTCGCAGGTTTGTTTCAATTTGCAGCTTTGATTAGTATTAACCTGGCGATTATTAATATTTTGCCCCTTCCTGCCTTAGATGGAGGTCAATTGGCTTTTTTACTCATCGAAGGAGTGCGCGGTAAACCTTTACCCACAAAAATTCAAGATGGAATTATGCAAACTGGGTTAATGTTACTGCTTGGTTTGGGTATTTTCCTAATCGTGCGCGATACTGCTAATTTGCAAGTGTTTCAGGAATTATTTCAGTAAACAACCTCGCCCATTAGGGTCGAGGCTTTTAGTAGCCCTGGA
Protein-coding sequences here:
- the rseP gene encoding RIP metalloprotease RseP, coding for MSVLAAIAVLALLIVVHELGHFTAARLQNIHVNRFSIGFGPVLVKYQGPETEYAIRAFPLGGYVAFPDDDPDSDIPPDDPNLLRNRPILDRAIVISAGVIANLIFAYFLLVGQAVTVGFPDYTFEPGVLVPQVIAEQASPAQEAGIKSGDVVLAVDSQELAASRDAVKILMEEIQQSPNQPLQLKVKRGEETLNLTVTPKPDESGQGKIGVMLAPNGQLVRNRPDNIIAAFADSAQEYQRITLLTFQGFGQLISNFSETASQVAGPVKIVEIGATVARSNLAGLFQFAALISINLAIINILPLPALDGGQLAFLLIEGVRGKPLPTKIQDGIMQTGLMLLLGLGIFLIVRDTANLQVFQELFQ